GAGTCTGATATAATGAGGGATTCCTTATGCAGAGGGACAACCTGAATCTATAGTTGAAGACATTGAAAAGATGGTTCGAACTTACGTTGAGAAGGTATATTATAATGACTGTTTTGTTAAAACACTTAATGACATGTCGTTTTTTTAAAAGTTAAAACACTTAATGACATGTGACCTTCCTAGCATCACCATGTTGTAACATTTCAGCCATTTCTTAGTTATTTGCATATACTAATTACTTGATTTTGTTCAGCCCAACTCCATCATACTGGCAATTTCTCCAGCCAACCAAGATATAGCAACATCTGATGCAATGAAACTTGCCAGGGAGGTGGACCCATCGGGTATGCTTAcctatttttctttattttttggtTTATTTTCATTTGTATTCATATTGGTCAACTTGACTAGGTGAGAGAACGTTTGGGGTGTTGACCAAGCTTGATTTGATGGACAAAGGAACAAATGCATTGGATGTGAGATCAATAAATCATATATTTATTTCCTTTTAAACGTTATCACCTTAATGAATTAGAGCATTTTAGGACCTTTTTTTAAGATAATAAGAGCTTATGTGCTGATATGAAAAATCTACTTTGTAAAGGTCCTTGAAGGAAGGGCTTATCGGCTTCAGCATCCTTGGGTGGGAATTGTAAATAGATCCCAAGCTGATATCAACAAGAATACTGATATGATTTATGCAAGGCGGAGGGAGCGGGAGTATTTTGCCACAAGTCCTGATTATGGACACCTGGCAAGTAAAATGGGTTCTGAGTATCTGGCTAAACTTCTCTCACAAGTAAGTTAAGGCCACTGGGGGCGTTTGGATTTGCTTTTTGGGACTGATTATTGATTAGACAAACAACTTATGCTCTTGATTATATAAAAAGGTTTAAAAGTACGGAATTGTACACCTCGAGGTGAACCGAGGCAAAATTAAAAATAAGTATGaaattatatatcttataaaaaaataaaatactaactaatttcatcatcagattcgTCAAAAATACACATAAAAAAGACATTAATGTTTGAAATTGAcccaaaaagtcaaaaacatcaacaCCCCTTCGAGGTGCAACTTTTAATAACCCCCTGAGGACTCGCCTCAGACTGTTTTTTGGGCGCCTCGCCTCAGCCGCTTTTTTAAACCATGTTCTATAATAATCAGTTAATGGGTTCCAACAAAACTGATTATCTAAGGGTGAAATTGTAGTGCCTGCTATTATTAACACACTCAAATATCTGATTTTCTTATTATTACAACTCTAAACAATATAGGCACTTCCAGACACTATTTCTACAGATTCTTTTATTGCAACTTGATTCAAATTATTCATGGCCACTATTCACTTTCAAAATGCACATACAAACACCCTTTTAGAAGGATTAACTTTAAATCTGTTGAATTCataaaaacttcatttttttctttttttgggaGAACAAAATTAGGTTTTTAAGACAATAAAATTcttccatgtgcagcatttggaATCCGTAATCAAAGCTAAAATACCAGGCATCATTTCACTCATAAACAAAGGTATTGATGAGATGGAAGCAGAGTTAGACCATCTTGGCAGACCAATTGCAATTGATGCTGGGGTATGCAAATATTATCTTTAAACACAATTTACACTAAAAACATGTCATTACTGTCTCCAATTAACCTAATTAATCCACATCTTTCAGGCTCAACTTAACACCATCTTGGAACTTTGTCGTGCTTTTGACAAAATATTTAAGGAACATCTAGATGGAGGGTAAGCAATATCTCAGTAAttgctaaacatgtttaattttgTTGCATTTCATTAAATTTGGATTTATAATGTCAGCCGACCTGGAGGTGACCGGATATATGGAGTGTTTGACCTCCAACTTCCTGCTGCTTTAAGGAAGCTTCCGTTCGATAAGCATCTTTCTCTACAAAATGTGAGGAAACTTGTTTCAGAGGCAGATGGTTATCAGCCACATTTAATTGCTCCCGAACAAGGTTATAGACGACTTATTGAGGGATCGTTGAATTATTTTAGGGGACCAGCAGAAGCGTCTGTAGATGCAGTAAGTGGTTATTCTTACTATTTGTTTCGAATGGGTTATATAGCATCCAGCTACTATGTAAATTGATAAGTGTTTGTATCTTATGTGTACCTTACTTGGGAACCACTCTTCAGGTGCATTTCGTCCTAAAAGAACTCGTGAGGAAGTCAATTGGAGAAACTGAGGTCAGACTTTTGTGAAGCACACTTGTTAACGGTCCGGTTTAAAGGAGTCATTTTGCAGTATGGTCATAAAATCCAGAAACAATTATGTTCACTTTCTAAAAAGATATAAATAATTAAAGAGTTAGTCCtgtataaaaaaaactaaaactttACAGTTACAATCTAAATTTGTTGATAAAAGTTGACTTAGGAGGTTGAATCCGAATTTACTTTCAACCCGATTCGATCCGTCTTCCTCTTTTTAGTTAATTTTTCAGTTTGACCCATTTTTCAGTTCAAAGTCCAAAATTGATTGTATTATTCTGGTTATAGAATGAAAAGACTGTAACTACATTAAACTACAAAATGCATGTGCATTATTAAAGAATTTactaatgctgaattttgtaagtAACATTGAATCATTATTAGAGCAGGAATTAAAGCGGTTTCCAACCCTGCAATCCGctcttgctgctgctgctggtgaagCGTTGGAAAAGTTCCGTGATGAGAGTAAAAAGACAGTCATTAGATTGGTAGAAATGGAGTCTTCATATCTAACTGTCGATTTCTTCCGGAAGCTTCCCCAAGAAGGGGAGAAAATGGGGCCCACTCCTTCACCTGGAGACCGTAGAACCTCATCTGCTGACCGCAGAAATCCACCTGGTTCAGACCATGGAATCCCTGGTCCAGATCGTGTGAACCTGTCTGACCCATTAGTGGATCGATATGCAGAAGCACATTTTAGACGAATCGGGTCAAACGTTTCATCCTATATTGGTATGGTATCAGATACACTCAGGAGCACAATTCCGAAAGCAGTTGTTTATTGTCAAGTTAAAGAGGCTAAGCAAAATCTGTTAAGTTACTTCTACATGCAAATAGGAAGGAGGGAGGTAACTCCTGTTCTACATTTTTGTTTTGTTTCATATAACTAATTATAGTGAAAGTCACTCAAAACAATGTTTGACTAGTGGAAGTCAAAATAATCCTAATGTGTAAAAGTGGTATTTTTTAGGGTAAACAGCTGGCAGAGTTGCTATATGAGGACCCATCATTAATGTCAAGGAGACAAGAAATTGCCAAAAGACTTGAATTGTACAAGGCAGCACGAGATGAGATCGATGCTGTTGCATGGGTGCGATAGCGATGTTTGCTTGAAAAAAAACATATCGTACCAGGTTCTTTCTGGTCATTGAATTTGTATACAGTATTATTTCGTAATGCTTTCATGCGTAGTTCGCGTTTATGTTTTGGCTTCTAAACATTCTATTCTTATCATTATTTatcgtaatatatatatatatatatatatatattctatataAGTTGTATATTTCTGATTTGTGTATATGTTTATATCCCCGAGGacagtggcggaaccagaacaATTTAGTTAGGGGGTCGTCATAAGCTTATATTCTATACTGGTTCAAATTAGGGGGTCCATCTCTAAATTTgttcttcaaaaactcaaaatttataaataaaaattcaaaaagttccGGTGACCGGAGGGTCAATGGACCCTCTTGACCCCCCTCTGGTTCCGCCCCTGCCCGAGGATTCCATGTAACGTATTTCAGTCAGAAAACAGGAATCTTTCTATGTGCAGTGATCTCCATTTGGGCAATGCATCATGTGAAGAAACACTTTGAATGGACATAAAGTTTTGTTGAGTTGGAATTAAAACACAAAAAGAGATAAAAGTTTAGATCTCCTTGATGAAAAGAATGTCGTCAAAATACCCTTTAATGTTAAAATTTGCAACATTATGTTAAGATTGGAATTAGAATACATAAAAATGATAATACTTAGACCTCTTGAAGGATCTAATGATCTATATATTCACTACTAAATAAAATTCGATGGACAATTTTAATATTGagataatataataaaaaaaaccacTATACTTTCCTTTTTCACGAAAGAGTTTTCAAACATaattttggtatataaaatcCCCTCAACCCAGTTCATACACTTGTACTAGTGATCCGTAGCACCATGGTATCTTTATCCAAAACCGACCCGCTTTTGCGTAGATGTAAATCGGGAAGCATTTATACAGGAAAAGGAAGAGAAAACAGAATATAATTTTCTCTATTTGAGAAAACACAAATCTTTGaaaattgagagagagagagagagagagagagagagctaccACTGCTTTATTAAGAAAGTTTCAAACTCAGTTTAACTCAGAAATAACAGAAACAAAATAATCAAAAAACTTATATACATTCTCCTACTACACTACACAGACGCTTAGTTTTTTTAAGACTAGATGAATACTCGATAATAATTTTAATCTCAAACAACAAGACGATGTAGAAGGAGAAGATTGCATATAAAGAGCTATGAACAATGAGAAATACGaagatgagaaaaaaaaaaaaaaactgaatttGGGTTTCGAGAAAAAAAAAGAGGAGTCTTATACTCTTATTTAAGCCCCTGTGGTTTGAAAGTGTTCTCACGGCCCCGTGTCCCTTGTTTACGGTTTACACAATTTAATTCCTCTTGTGTCTGTAACATACGGGCACGTACCTGCTTCATTGTGCCTCTTTTACGCTAAAGTCGACTGGACCATCTGTTGTTTCTTTGTATCAATATGGATAATGGATCCTAGAAAAGGAAAAAGAAGTTAAAAAACAGAGTCAAAGTTCAAATCAGTGAGCTTTTAgcaaagaaatgaaaggtttatgACTATCTCAAAATCTTCAAGTTAAAGATCATTGTCAAGTCTCTAAGTTTGAGAAAGACAAGCCAATATCTTCCAGAAATGTTTAAAAATGCGTAACCTTGAAACCGATTGAATATAATGTTGTAGCTAGATTGAGCTCAAGCCTTAATGAAAATCACAGTAGTTGAGTTTCCATAGTAAGTTAAACCGTGTTCACAAGTCTAAATGGAATAATAATTTTATGTATAAAAGGAGGTGATTCCGGTTTCATCAGTCCCTGGAGATTTTAGGGAGTAAATGTACACGCTCTGAAAACACATAAATATGGTTTAATTTAAGGTTTAAATGTTCATGTATCGACAGTTGACCTTTGGTCAAACTATGATATCAGAGCTCAGATGGAGTAAC
This is a stretch of genomic DNA from Helianthus annuus cultivar XRQ/B chromosome 16, HanXRQr2.0-SUNRISE, whole genome shotgun sequence. It encodes these proteins:
- the LOC110915458 gene encoding dynamin-related protein 1E isoform X2, with product MATMESLIGLVNRIQRACTALGDYGGGDTAFSSLWDALPSVAVVGGQSSGKSSVLESIVGRDFLPRGSGIVTRRPLVLQLHKTEGRQEEYAEFGHMPRRRFTDFSLVRKEIQDETDRITGKSKQISPIPIHLSIYSPNVVNLTLIDLPGLTKVAVEGQPESIVEDIEKMVRTYVEKPNSIILAISPANQDIATSDAMKLAREVDPSGERTFGVLTKLDLMDKGTNALDVLEGRAYRLQHPWVGIVNRSQADINKNTDMIYARRREREYFATSPDYGHLASKMGSEYLAKLLSQHLESVIKAKIPGIISLINKGIDEMEAELDHLGRPIAIDAGAQLNTILELCRAFDKIFKEHLDGGRPGGDRIYGVFDLQLPAALRKLPFDKHLSLQNVRKLVSEADGYQPHLIAPEQGYRRLIEGSLNYFRGPAEASVDAVHFVLKELVRKSIGETEELKRFPTLQSALAAAAGEALEKFRDESKKTVIRLVEMESSYLTVDFFRKLPQEGEKMGPTPSPGDRRTSSADRRNPPGSDHGIPGPDRVNLSDPLVDRYAEAHFRRIGSNVSSYIGMVSDTLRSTIPKAVVYCQVKEAKQNLLSYFYMQIGRRELAELLYEDPSLMSRRQEIAKRLELYKAARDEIDAVAWVR
- the LOC110915458 gene encoding dynamin-related protein 1E isoform X1; its protein translation is MATMESLIGLVNRIQRACTALGDYGGGDTAFSSLWDALPSVAVVGGQSSGKSSVLESIVGRDFLPRGSGIVTRRPLVLQLHKTEGRQEEYAEFGHMPRRRFTDFSLVRKEIQDETDRITGKSKQISPIPIHLSIYSPNVVNLTLIDLPGLTKVAVEGQPESIVEDIEKMVRTYVEKPNSIILAISPANQDIATSDAMKLAREVDPSGERTFGVLTKLDLMDKGTNALDVLEGRAYRLQHPWVGIVNRSQADINKNTDMIYARRREREYFATSPDYGHLASKMGSEYLAKLLSQHLESVIKAKIPGIISLINKGIDEMEAELDHLGRPIAIDAGAQLNTILELCRAFDKIFKEHLDGGRPGGDRIYGVFDLQLPAALRKLPFDKHLSLQNVRKLVSEADGYQPHLIAPEQGYRRLIEGSLNYFRGPAEASVDAVHFVLKELVRKSIGETEELKRFPTLQSALAAAAGEALEKFRDESKKTVIRLVEMESSYLTVDFFRKLPQEGEKMGPTPSPGDRRTSSADRRNPPGSDHGIPGPDRVNLSDPLVDRYAEAHFRRIGSNVSSYIGMVSDTLRSTIPKAVVYCQVKEAKQNLLSYFYMQIGRREGKQLAELLYEDPSLMSRRQEIAKRLELYKAARDEIDAVAWVR